A window from Aquipuribacter hungaricus encodes these proteins:
- a CDS encoding NAD(P)/FAD-dependent oxidoreductase, whose translation MSTVQTHDTPAAPRRTTTGRPHVLVIGSGFGGLFATQGLRKADVDVTLISRTTHHLFQPLLYQVATGILSEGDIAPSTREILNDQQNATVLLGDVTGIDLTARTVTSQVLDRQTVTSYDHLVVAAGAGQSYFGNDQFARFAPGMKSIDDALELRGRIFGAFEMAELAWDESEEERLLTFVVVGAGPTGVEMAGQIAELSKQTLRRDFRRIDPTRAKVVLVDAAPRVLPGFAEELGEKAHRKLTQMGVDIQLGTMVTDVDRHGIEVKDKDGTTRRIEARAKVWAAGVQGSPLGSLLAEQSGAELDRAGRIKVQPDLSLPGHPEVHVVGDMAALDGLPGVAQVAIQGGQHVAREIRRGLTGQETGVAFSYKDKGSMATISRFNAVASVGKLKFGGFFAWVLWLAVHLLYLVGFKNRVTTLLKWTITFLGRGRSERAVTQQQIIARRALEHHKPQDLVYLDEKPGAAADGAQDATPGETGGTTGGSQAGTDETIEQRRPDHPDLGGAPTATEEAAQR comes from the coding sequence ATGAGCACCGTGCAGACGCACGACACCCCCGCCGCCCCGCGGCGCACCACGACCGGGCGCCCGCACGTCCTCGTCATCGGCTCGGGCTTCGGCGGGCTGTTCGCGACCCAGGGGCTGCGCAAGGCCGACGTGGACGTCACGCTCATCTCCCGCACCACCCACCACCTGTTCCAGCCGCTGCTGTACCAGGTGGCGACCGGGATCCTGTCCGAGGGCGACATCGCCCCCTCGACGCGCGAGATCCTCAACGACCAGCAGAACGCCACCGTGCTGCTCGGCGACGTCACCGGGATCGACCTCACCGCCCGGACCGTCACCTCCCAGGTGCTGGACCGGCAGACCGTCACCAGCTACGACCACCTCGTGGTCGCCGCGGGCGCCGGCCAGTCGTACTTCGGCAACGACCAGTTCGCCCGGTTCGCGCCCGGCATGAAGTCCATCGACGACGCCCTCGAGCTGCGCGGCCGGATCTTCGGCGCGTTCGAGATGGCCGAGCTCGCCTGGGACGAGTCGGAGGAGGAGCGCCTGCTCACCTTCGTCGTCGTGGGCGCGGGGCCGACGGGCGTGGAGATGGCCGGGCAGATCGCCGAGCTGTCCAAGCAGACGCTGCGCCGGGACTTCCGCCGGATCGACCCGACGCGCGCCAAGGTCGTCCTCGTCGACGCCGCGCCCCGCGTGCTCCCCGGCTTCGCGGAGGAGCTCGGCGAGAAGGCGCACCGCAAGCTCACGCAGATGGGCGTCGACATCCAGCTCGGCACCATGGTCACCGACGTCGACCGCCACGGCATCGAGGTCAAGGACAAGGACGGCACGACCCGGCGCATCGAGGCCCGCGCCAAGGTGTGGGCGGCCGGGGTCCAGGGCAGCCCGCTCGGGTCCCTGCTCGCCGAGCAGTCCGGCGCCGAGCTCGACCGGGCCGGGCGCATCAAGGTGCAGCCGGACCTGTCGCTGCCCGGGCACCCCGAGGTGCACGTCGTCGGCGACATGGCCGCCCTCGACGGCCTCCCGGGCGTGGCGCAGGTGGCGATCCAGGGCGGGCAGCACGTGGCGCGCGAGATCCGCCGCGGGCTGACGGGCCAGGAGACCGGCGTCGCGTTCTCGTACAAGGACAAGGGCTCGATGGCGACGATCAGCCGCTTCAACGCGGTGGCGTCGGTCGGCAAGCTCAAGTTCGGCGGGTTCTTCGCCTGGGTGCTGTGGCTGGCGGTGCACCTGCTGTACCTGGTCGGCTTCAAGAACCGGGTGACCACGCTGCTCAAGTGGACGATCACGTTCCTGGGCCGCGGCCGCTCCGAGCGCGCCGTGACCCAGCAGCAGATCATCGCCCGCAGGGCCCTGGAGCACCACAAGCCCCAGGACCTCGTCTACCTCGACGAGAAGCCGGGCGCCGCGGCCGACGGGGCGCAGGACGCGACCCCGGGCGAGACCGGCGGCACGACCGGCGGCTCGCAGGCCGGGACCGACGAGACGATCGAGCAGCGCCGTCCCGACCACCCCGACCTCGGCGGCGCTCCCACGGCCACCGAGGAGGCCGCCCAGCGCTGA
- a CDS encoding gamma-glutamylcyclotransferase family protein: MTGTLLVPVAGRRTPLLLAVYGTLRRGCRNAGVLAGCRHLGDGEVAGTLHEVSVPREQLGYGYPLLVLDDAPGPAGAGGRVRVEVYGVDDPATLLALDELEDYDPDDPSGSEYVRVVVPLLSGWPGAPEQVQVYVHAGEPSRRGPVLPGGDWYLHAGERA, encoded by the coding sequence GTGACCGGCACCCTCCTGGTACCCGTCGCAGGGCGGCGCACACCGCTCCTGCTCGCCGTCTACGGCACGCTCCGGCGCGGCTGCCGCAACGCCGGCGTGCTCGCCGGCTGCCGGCACCTGGGCGACGGCGAGGTCGCCGGGACCCTCCACGAGGTGTCGGTGCCCCGCGAGCAGCTGGGCTACGGCTACCCGCTGCTCGTCCTCGACGACGCCCCCGGGCCGGCGGGTGCCGGCGGGCGGGTGCGGGTCGAGGTGTACGGGGTCGACGACCCGGCGACGCTGCTCGCGCTGGACGAGCTCGAGGACTACGACCCCGACGACCCGTCGGGCTCGGAGTACGTCCGCGTGGTCGTGCCGCTGCTCTCGGGCTGGCCGGGGGCGCCGGAGCAGGTCCAGGTGTACGTCCACGCCGGGGAGCCGTCCCGTCGGGGGCCGGTGCTGCCCGGGGGCGACTGGTACCTGCACGCGGGCGAGCGGGCCTGA